The genomic segment TTGATTTCGATTACTTAAAGTGGATGAAATGTTAACAAAATTTCTACACGTGCTGGCAACCTGTTTAAAATATTGATGTTTTCCTTCAAATCTTAAACACCATAAAGAACGCAAAGGTTTGCCTGGCAGATTTCGATCCCATCAACTTTGATGACTGCAGTGACTCTTCTTGTAAACACAGTTTTCCAGTCAGTGGTCTCCTGTACTTGAACAGTAGGATATGGTGAGGATGGTTCACTCTAAATGACAAAGCACAAAACAGATTCTGTATCAGTAAAATTTTCTCAGCAGTTGACTTAACTGATGGAGAGAAAATTGACATGCATAAAGACTAAGATAATTAATATTCACTCATTTGCATTTTGCCAAAATACAGTTTAAGGATTGCACAGAAATTTAAAACTATATACGCACCTCTCCAAGCACAATGAAATGTTCAAGTTTCTCTCTGAACAAGGCTGGCAACATGAGAAGTGCTGCTTTAAAATCAATTCCTGGAACATAAATGTGATAcacaaacaaatatgtaaaaatctatCAAAGGCAAGAATTTAATAGGCTTAATAAAGTGCTAAATAAAGTTTAGGAGTCAATTACCAAAGATGATCTTCACAGAGAGATTCTTCTCTAGCTTCTTTGTGCAGCTTTGCTAGAGGGGATTTCCCTTGAGCGAGCCGTAGCACGCTTGATGTAATGTGTCCAAAATGTTCTCGAAAATGGCGGCCTCAGTTGAACACATTTATACAGGAAACCAATTTCTTGATAAAGCTGCAGTTAATTGAAAGACAAGCATAAGTAAATCAGAGAATTTTATACAGTTTTAGTGTGTTACATGTTAATGagatttttgtaatttcataattataatttgcaCACTAACCCCTGATGGACTCTTCAAGAATGGATATTTGTTGACGACATCTTCAAAAGTCATACCACTAGTAATCTCCTGCCGCCTCCAGGCAAAGGTCCTCCTTATTCGATCTTCAACAATGTGAGTCTCTGGCTGTGTCCTTCTATATTGGTCCTGCAGGACTTTCACATGTCCCTCTATTGATGTAGCATCCTCTCCAACAGCATTAATCTCCTTGTGCatagacaaaaaacaaaacagatagaaTTTTAGTTCTAGAGATGCACCGAAATTTCTTTGCTGAAAATTATTGGCCAAAAatgctattttcattttttggccaaaagagaaaaatggccaaaaatatgAGCTGAGCATGTACACAGGTTTCACTCTCTGTCTAGTTGCTGTCACCGAACAGTGTGATGCTCCACTCAATATTTTGCTCCATAAAAATGTATTCCACTTGTGTATCGCTCCAACGAAATAACACGCTGACAGGAAATTTCTGTGCATCTAGAATTTTTCTGTTTTGGccaagaacttttattttggtgcattCCTAGTTATTTCTAATTTTGGGCAGGAGAATGATGACAATTTTTCATCTTGTCACTTAAAGGGtaagttctcccaaaaatgaaaattatgtcattaataactcaccctcatgtcgttccaaacccgtgagacctctgtttatcttcagaacacagtttaagttatttagatttagtccgagagctctcagtccctccattgaagctgtgtgtacggtctactgtccatgtccaaaaaggtaagagaaacatcttcaaagtagtccatgtgacatcagagggtcagttagaatattctgaagcatcaaaaatacattttggtccaaaaataacaaaaattacgacttcattcagcattgtcttctcttccgggtccgttgtgagcgcgttcacgaCGCTgttgacgtgttttctggtgcacccagtaacaaagaaaacatgtcagcagcgTCATACGTCAACTGTCACAGCAGTCAGTCGCACTCACAACGGACACAAAAGAGAAGAGAAtcctgaataaagttgtagtttttgctatttttggaccaaaatgtatttttgatgcttcaaaatattctagctgaccttctgatgtcacatgaactactttgatgaagtttttcttacctttctggacatggacagtagaccgtacacacagcttcaatggagggactgagagctctcggactgaatctaaaatatcttaaactgtgttccaaagatgaatggaggtcttacgggtttggaacgacatgagggtgagtcattaatgacataattttcatttttcgttgaactaaccctttaatttgagAACAATACACTGGTAACaagtgtaaaaatattaatattataaaaatatactcTCACCAAAGGCCTTGTAATTTCTTTGCAACTGCTTTCTTCAGGTTGCAGAGACTTTTTTGAATGACCAAACTTCTGTTTAAGTCTTTTCACTTCTTCAACTTCAGCCAAAGGTGTCCGCTCAAATTTAAACTTGCGTTTCAGAGACATGTGCCAAGTGtgctataaaaaaagaaaaagaaaagtagttTCACAAAATAAACTCCATTAACCAAGAACCAAAAGTAGAACATTAAAGGTAAACCAGCTACTTACATATCCATTGCCCTCTTTGTCTTTTAAAAAGGGATACCTCAGAGTCAGGGCCTTAGCCACTTGAACATACTCCTCTGTAGTTGGATacctacaaaaatattttaaacacatgAGTGTAGcattaaatgttgtataaaatggAATGTAAGCAATTAAAACAGGTATAGgtaatgagaaatacattttgtaCTGAGCCATGCTTTTATACAAcgttctaataattttgtttcGGTCTGATGACGTTAGTCTGCATTCTTTTCGGTCCAACTTGGCCTGAACATCAAATGGAAACTTCGGAACTTCAAAAAATGCAGGGAAAGCTGTTGATGGGCTGATATTACTATTTGCAAAAGAGAAAGTAATATTTAGACATTGCAGAGTTGCAGGTATACATAAAATAGCACAAATACAGTAAAGTAACGGTTTCAGTACTGAAAAgacaaataattacattaacaaacaaaaacactaactTCAGAATTTTaccaagttttatttaaaatatgtgccATACCCATTACTTGATCATCTTAGTTGTCAATTCATACACTGTGGTAGCCTAATAAATAATTCTATAGTAAACATTAATAGTGATGCACCAAAAATGCTGGGCACCCTGGGCTGAGACTGTACACTCTCCATGTCAAAGCTTCTGTTATCTTATCTGCTCAAGTTGTATTTTCTGTTGATATTTTTGACAAAGAAAATGGCAGAAATTTTAGAGCACCTCTAATACATTGTTGCAGATGCAAGAAATTAATAAACTAAGCACTAGTAAAAGTACAGCAAAGCAAAATGTAGAGAGGCATGCATGGGAAATAACCTAGCTACTTTTAAGATTTGCTTTAAGAATAGCTCtctgaaacaaatgaaatattattaaacagcaATTACCTTGCTCCAGCTCTTGACTGGCTTTCTACAGGCACAGGTTCAAGAGTTAATGTCACTGTCTCCTTCATCTGCTGAACAAATCGATGaaattttgcttgttttttaaatgatcccTCAAAAAGGAATGAAATCATTGACTCAGTCAGTCCGATGTCAACAGTCCCTCCATCCACATCATTGTCTATaacacaaaaaagaagaaaagtatcATTTAATTACCCATCAAACTGAAGCATGTACTAAACCAGTGTTTTTGAAGCTTTTCCTATTAACGTTTATTgtttaagaaatcaaatacactgctggataaaaaataaataaataaataaaataattgatattcTATATACTAAGTATGAgtaaaaacacaatgcattagtctccaaccctgctcctggagagctactgtcctgcagatttcagctccaaccccaatcaaacacacctgaagcagctaatcaaggtgttcagggctacttgataattacagacaggtgtgttggagcagggctggtactgaagtctgcaggacggtagctctccaggagcagggttggagatccCTGCATTAGAGTGTTCAGCGCTTAATTCATTTGGGATATGAATAAAAAgactgcagaaaaataaaatctctccGTGAACACACGTTaccgaaaaaaaaacaaaaaactaacgTTACAGGAGacgaatttacattttaaaagtgagaGAGACACCTCCCCCGCTTACAAACATCTGAAATTAACGTTACTGTCATGTTTGTAACGAATAAATATTCGCTCGGATGCTGTCCTTTTACTTAATTAATCAAGTTGCTTTGCTGTATCTAACGTTACACAAAATGTCTGTGTGATAAGGAGTATGTTGGGCAACTCTCCTGCTGCCCATTACAAAATGTTGTCATACTCGCAAAGGCGGGAAAATTTGCCTCAATATGTAAAACGTCAATCACTAAGTAGCTTGAAAATCCTCAAGTACAcacttcaaacttttaaaaaatgtaacagcaTAACGTACTCACCTTCAAActttttcctctcctcttcaGTGACTTCGATACCAAATTGTATTAACTCCTTTATTAAGCTGTAGACATTCTAGTCAGCTCCATCCTGCAGGCCAACGAACGACACCAGCCAGTCTGACGCTAGCATTTTTAGCAGGCTAGAGCAGGGGAACATCAAGTTCAACAAAATTAACCGAACATGGCGTCCCACGTGTATAAATAAGATTATATAACATTATTCCACATTTACCTGAGAAATATTAACTCCAAAACAGACTCCGCGTTGAAAACCGTGCGAGGTTCCGTCAGAGCACGTCCGCATCAATCGCCTAAACTGAACGACTCAAGTCAAGCGAGGGAAATTTTCTTAAAGCGACATCAACGGTAACGTCTGCATAAGCACGTTTTGAATATAATTACTTGAGTATAATTAAATCTTGACATTCCGCATTGTCCTTATTCCAAATGTCATTCAGCgtcttaaaaatgtaataattcaaaggtcaaaatttaaaagttttaaattaataaaaatacatttaataaaaaaaagcttttctgactactataatattacaacaataacaacaaaaaaccttAACAGTTATTcaaaagatttaatttaataatttcattagctttatgtttttttttattatatctgtctCATTTTACAGGTAGGGGACAAGTACactgtttgaaaatgtattttttacatttaaagaaatgtaatatgTATTGATGTTATCATGAGTTGAGGcacattaaagtaataaaaaaaaagaaaagaaagaaaaacacataggcctactctaaTTGGGgctaaacttaaaataattccaaataaagTAATTCCAAGGTACAAAAATGTACCTTTCACATCTGTATCTCAAAAGTTGTACCTTTATAACTCATTTTGGGACCATAATTGTACCCATAAGGACCTACTGTGTACCTTTAAAGGTACCATTATATTTTTTGTTCCCCTAGGAACAAAATTGTACCTCCacagtacctttttttctgacagtgtatGAACAGACACTTCATCACTGGTGCCTTGTGTTGAGATGTTAATGCAGCTAGAGGCATATGATCCCTCATCAGTCTCTTCCTTCCTACTAGGGGAACCAGAGGCACACCTGAATGGGCCATATAGCTTATGATTAGCATACATGACTAGACTCCTCTCCGATTGTGCATAGAGCAAATGAGGAGCTTAATTGGCCCATCAGTGTGCCGGAGTCCTCGTCAGCTCTGATGGAAGCCCACTTTAGTGATCATGAGTGCTGGGTGATGATTTAGCTACCACTAATACAGAGTGCTGTGTCATGCATACAGAGTTCTAATGCCATGTAGCGCAACAGGTTTTATAACCCACATTTATTGGAAATCAGATTTCATTTGGTACATTTGCATACATAGCTTGGCGACGGGTTCTATTTTGCGATAATGACCATCTGGTTGTTTTTTGCAGAAAAGATAATGacgaataaaaaaacataaaataagaaagaGAGATTCACATGTGACatattctctaccatttgaagtTAGACTGCACTTAGCAGCACTAAAGCGCAGTTTGaaatgaagaaaataatgaaATCAATCTTTAGGATTGTCATGTGCCCAACTGGAGCATTCTGGAGTATGTTGTTGAAGACAGTGGGGGAGAACGTGCACAGTTGTGTCTCTTTCTAATCCTGTGGGCGCTCAGCATGCAGACAACATTGCCCAAAAGAGGGCCAGCGCAGATAAACGAGGGATTGTGGTTGACTGAAAAGAGGACAAACATGACTCTGATAGGATGCACTGAGCACTCTGACGGGGATGAAAAAAGGGCCCATTCACACTCTTCTAAGAGAATAATAAGTCACAAACACAGAGCAAGAAACCAACAGTGAGAAAGAGACTTTGCAGAAAAGAGACAACATCAGACACAGTGGCCTCAAACAGATAACCTAAGCCACAGTAACAGACATATGAATTTcaccagcattaaaaataaaatatctaaccAAGTGGCAACTGTAAACAAATGATGCTAGAGCTTTTCTCAGAACTAATTTGAgtggtatatttatagcaatccTGGCAACAGTAATTAATCGAATGCTGATGAAATGGATAAAGACAACAGTGCCATGTAAACTTTATTCAGCAGTTTTTCAGCGGGTATTTGTTTTGTTACATGATATATccatatcatttattttatgcaCATGAATTTTGGCATATTGTTAGTGAATTATCTTAGTGAAAAATCTGTTGCAGGAAGAATTTTCAATTAGAAATTGCTTGCAAATTTcagaaattattacaaataaactgcaagtaacatgttaaattaagtgtgacattttagagtgttttttttgtattgtatattttgccatttagaattataaataacaattaaaattactaaaattatgttttattaacaacttTACAATGTAcgttttgtaatgtttaattacaaataatgtacaaatgtacaacaatttacatttataataattaataatgcatgcaattgataattaatatacatttgtataataaaatattaatattttgcaaaGTGTgcttttctaattattatttgttaatgaaTGCCACTTGGTTTAATAATGCAATTACTTTCATATGCTTTTAAGGATGCGTGTTTAATTGTCTAGGCACTTTTTGGGAACACTAAAGCTTGATCTTACTATACTGTAACTGATGCTAATCAAATAAAAACCCTCAAGTTTGAAGAAAGAGTGAAAATGAGGGGGCTTGGGACAATTGCATATCAAAGCATGAAGAGAATCCACCCGTTGGGCATGTGCATATTTATAATAGCCGTATAATTAAGATGAAGAATGCTCAGTATCTTAGCGTAGATGTAAGACAGTActgctcttgtgtgtgtgtgactcccACACACAGATGCTGCGATAGTTAATGCCCGACTATGTTTTATCTAAAAGAGCACCATTAACCTTGAGAGCAGAATAACATAATagactgtgtgtgcatgtgtgttcctGCGTGTGGTGCGTGTGTGTACCTGCGGGCGGATGACTCTCTCAATGTTCCTCAGGGCAGTATCAGGTGAAGGAGGTGAGCAGTCAGGAGTCAGGCCTGTAGAATCATCACCATGGTTACTTTGCTCAGCATCTCTGACCGAAACATGTGAGAAGTGGCCTTCGGTGAGACAAAAAAAACAGAGCGATTGAGATACACTGAAATTAAAACCCACATgattatacattaaaaacaatgagCCTGAAGTGACCTCTAGGACAGTACTGGGCAGACAAATGTATTACTTCCATTGATTCTAAAGTCACTGGCTAGAAGCGGTATTACGGGAAGCAAAAGGGCTTTTGGAAAGTGATGTAGAAATTCAATGAATTCACTTCCAGCAATAGCTGGAAAAGTGTCTGGAGGGGACCTTCAATGCTAATGAAATGCCTGAATACTGAGCATTTAACGCAGATCCTTTGCACCATTACTTTTAACACTCTAAAATCCAGTGTGTGACACACAGAGTTGAAAGGTTTTATTAATATGTCAGCTTTTGTCAGTGTCATTTATCATAGAAAATAGTTTCCACTCACCCCATactttgtaaaaaacaaactTTGCTCAAACATTGGTATCTGTGTGTGCTCCAAATCTGTGTGTGCTCCATAAGGTTCATTCATACTGATGAAAAACTCAACTGTGTGATTAATGCTGAAGACAAGGTAGACAAATAAAGTTCCAGCATATTAAATAAGAATCCACATATAATAAAGCACCAAACACAAGAATCACCATCAGATAGAAATAAACTCCAACCAACACCAACAAACTCAATCAGATAGCAATAAACTCCAACCAACACTAACAAACTCTGTCAGATAGCAATAAACTCCAACCAACACTAACAAACTCTGTCAGATAGCAATAAACTCCAACCAACACTAACAAACTCCATCAAATAGCAATAAACTCCAACAACACCAACAAACTCCATCAAATAGAAATAAGCTCCAACCAACATCAACAAACTCAAAAAGATATCAATAAACTCCAACTTAAACCAACATACTCCATTAGATAGCAATAAACTCCAACTTAAACCAACATACTCCATCAGATAGCAATAAACTCCAACTTAAACCAACATACTCCATTAGATAGCAATAAACTCCAACCAACACTAACAAACTCCATCAAATAGCAATAAACTCCAACAACACCAACAAACTCCATCAAATAGAAATAAGCTCCAACCAACATCAACAAACTCAAAAAGATAGCAATAAACTCCAACTTAAACCAACATACTCCATTAGATAGCAATAAACTCCAACTTAAACCAACATACTCCATCAGATAGCAATAAACTCCAACTTAAACCAACATACTCCATTAGATAGCAATAAACTCCAACCAACACCAACAGAAACCAACAAACTAAATCAGATAGCAATAAACTCCAACCAACAGACACCAACAAACTCCATCAGATAGTAATAAGCTCCTACAAAACCAACATACTCCATCAGATAGCAATAAAATCTAACCAACACCAACACAAACCAACAAACTCCATCAGACACCAGCAAACTCCATCAGAAACCAATAAACTTCAACCAACTAGGGGTGGGAATCACAGGATACCCCACAATACGATATGAATCATGATACATGACTCACGATACGATAATATCACAAATATAAAATTCTAACAACagctccgtgtagtaacagctgctctatgtgaaatcacgcacatgatggtatttactgctgattagataaccggctttactgacgagatgagcATTAATCATTGGCtgatatatatcgtgcacccctgCCTCCAACCTTCATCAGACAACAGCAAACTCCATCAGATACCAATAAACCCCAAGCAACATACTCCATCAGATAGCAATAAACTCCAAACAACATCCACAAACTCCAACAGATAGAAATAACCTCCAAACAACTATCACCAACACAAACCAACATACTTCACCAGACACCAGCAAACTCCATCAGATACAAATAAACTCCAACCAACACCAGCATACTCCATCAGATAGCAATAAACTCCAACCAACATCCCCAAACTCCATCAGATAGTAATAACCTCCAACCAATCaacaccgacacaaaccaacatACTTCATCAGACACCAGCAAACTCCATTAGATACAAATAAACTCCAACCAACACCAACACACTCCATCAGACAGCAATAAACTCCAACCAACATCCACAAACTCCATCAGATAGTAATAAACTCCAACTAAAACCAACATAGTCCATTATAGCAATAAACTCCAACCAACACCAACAGAAACCAAAAAACTAAATCTGATACCAATAAACTCCAACCAACACAACAAACTCCATCAGATAGTAATCAACTCCTACAAAACCAACATACTCCATCAGTTAGCAATAAAATCTAACCGACACAAACCAACATACTTCATCAGACACCAGAAAACTCCATCAGAAACGAATAAACTCCAACCAACACAAACTAAATCCATCAGATAGAAATACAATACATCCAACACCAACACACCTCATCAGACACCAACAAACTCCATCAGACACTTTTAAACTCCAGTCAACACAAACAGACTCCATCAGATACCAATAAATTCCAACTAGCACCAACAAATACCAACAAAATCAAACGAATGCATTTACAAATGGTAAATAACGATTACAAACAGATTCAAGATTCATTGGTGACATCTTTTTGGTGACAGATGACTAACAAAACACCATAATGTTATAGTTTTTGGAGATGTACTAGCATAGTTACATGATATTATTGAATTACCTTACAAATATCATGATGCATGAATATGGCAAACATTAAGTTCAATGGTTTTACCATCTGACACCATTGGTGTAACATGATACCACTATTGTACTTTTTAAGGGAAGCATGCCTTGTACAAAGTCATAACTTATTTTGTATTGTTCTCAATCCTATGAGAAAACaactattaatataattataattaacaatGTTGGTAACAAGATCTCATCCCTCAGATCAGTACAACATgctgtatgtgtctgtctgtgcattTTGGTTTCAAGAGACATTATCTGAAAATAGCATGTGTACTGTACATTATCATCCGAGCAAATATCCCTAGAGTGGTATCGCTCTCTGTGAATGAGGGATGAAACAGAggtaaagagaaagaaagagagaataacGAGGTGAAGAGTGGGTTACACCTACTCCTCCACCAAATTACTGAGAAAAACCTTTTCCATCAATCACACACAGCTAATACTGTTTGAAAGCCATTCTGTTCAAAACTGGTAACTTCATCCCTTTAAATGCAATCTCTGTTTTTCCAGTCCTGCATGAAGGAATGCAGAAAACAGTATGGCATGATTAAGTTAGCTTTAAACAATGGACTATCAAGTGAGTCAATAAGCCCTACAGCATCCATGAGGACAAAATCAGAGACAAATCCAAGCTGCATGTTTTTTAAATCAGTTGATTGCCAACTAAAAGGCAGGAGATGAGCAACAAGATTTGCCATAGTCAAAACACTAGAGACATAAGgcgaaaaacataattttccccTGTATTCCACCATAACAGTAAACAAGCGGGTAATTaggcaataaaacacatcaaATCCAAGCATGCACATATGTTTACTTACAACAGTCCCCAAAAGCGATCTTAATCtgacaaacaaaatgttttttttttttaatattcattatattatattttatattcattatattcagatagatttatattcatttaattaccTTTATCATCAGAGTCATTGCAACCTTTTATAATTTTCGTCTACTGAACACAAAAGGAACATTTTGAATACTCAATGTAAATTCAGAGCATTCCAGAttcaaaaatgatcaaaaatcacaataaatatattagaaaaatagATTCAAATTATAGATTGGTACCTCATTCTAAATTTAAGTCTTCATTCACTGAACATCTTCCTCTCCAG from the Carassius auratus strain Wakin unplaced genomic scaffold, ASM336829v1 scaf_tig00216890, whole genome shotgun sequence genome contains:
- the LOC113099224 gene encoding sterile alpha motif domain-containing protein 3-like produces the protein MISFLFEGSFKKQAKFHRFVQQMKETVTLTLEPVPVESQSRAGASNISPSTAFPAFFEVPKFPFDVQAKLDRKECRLTSSDRNKIIRTLYKSMAQYKMYPTTEEYVQVAKALTLRYPFLKDKEGNGYHTWHMSLKRKFKFERTPLAEVEEVKRLKQKFGHSKKSLQPEESSCKEITRPLEINAVGEDATSIEGHVKVLQDQYRRTQPETHIVEDRIRRTFAWRRQEITSGMTFEDVVNKYPFLKSPSGLYQEIGFLYKCVQLRPPFSRTFWTHYIKRATARSREIPSSKAAQRS